Proteins from a single region of Hordeum vulgare subsp. vulgare chromosome 6H, MorexV3_pseudomolecules_assembly, whole genome shotgun sequence:
- the LOC123404885 gene encoding uncharacterized protein LOC123404885, whose product MPSPSLLLPLHQPPLPPRLAASSPSSPRYPPPFLRTLPPLARAPRLALPAAAARSGGGGDREGNRAAELDRGRVIPIARCYEAGLARLEVSGAARREQAVAAAAAAYGGSAAEAHLAAGSEAMVMEAFLPGAGGAASTRVILQAKEVKEKATKIRKDFGDDIFSENESDSESILAMALKQVVMQKLSNYRLEIFSPGSGRDFQDWSKLRKVPVDFSISSSDAKLLSALAEAIFSCVIEDTEKSYLGGTGGFFQTQKLNCSSDSTVCIHRISEAEVANNARRCLESFNLTKSSHEVGRSKNAWWPAPKYGRFAEIGDPDFILWAHEFVPSYKLHVNANAFENTKLDGCHELANNRWEVPISHFQLVELGNVVDMYFEDQFTIPGKTFRSHWNAEPSKIRRNNGYLNNLFSFLAGSSVIFIVAVVAQLCWPQSLKGKRLFMGSSPTSSSQSYYSDVHSLDNSKVRGYCISVVKKIKDSCGCPGDIVVDENIGAWIGELPDCFKAINLGDNAASDDAQHSGIVIKENKNPLGSTPTEMASHQEQNDNTQESLQNIASFQVVMSEEGKLVGFQPTSRLAVNHWAKNPLAALLYEGRKLSPAFLEPRLKIPRPANVVPIELLMSVNSESFFALARPVQDPC is encoded by the exons ATGCCGTCTCCgtccctcctcctcccgctcCACCAGCCGCCCCTCCCCCCGCGCCTCGCCGCCtcatccccctcctccccccgctACCCGCCCCCCTTCCTCAGAACCCTACCGCCGCTGGCCCGCGCGCCTCGCCTCGCCCTCCCCGCCGCGGCGGCTCGCTCCGGCGGGGGCGGCGACCGCGAGGGAAACCGAGCCGCGGAGCTCGACCGCGGGCGCGTCATCCCCATCGCGCGGTGCTACGAGGCGGGCCTCGCGCGGCTCGAGGTCTCCGGCGCCGCGCGGCGGGAGCAGGCCGTCGCGGCCGCGGCGGCGGCCTACGGCGGGTCGGCGGCAGAGGCGCACCTCGCCGCCGGCTCCGAGGCCATGGTCATGGAGGCCTTCCTCCCCGGAGCCGGTGGCGCCGCGTCCACTCGGGTG ATTTTGCAAGCCAAGGAAGTCAAAGAGAAGGCCACTAAGATAAGGAAGGACTTTGGTGATGATATTTTCTCTGAAAATGAATCTGATTCCGAGAGTATCTTGGCTATGGCTCTTAAGCAAGTTGTGATGCAGAAGCTCTCAAACTATCGGCTAGAAATCTTCTCCCCGGGTTCAGGGAGGGACTTCCAGGATTGGAGCAAACTCCGAAAG GTTCCTGTGGATTTTAGCATCAGTTCATCGGATGCAAAACTTCTATCCGCTCTTGCTGAAGCAATTTTCTCATGTGTCATCGAGGATACCGAAAAGAGTTACCTCGGGGGCACAGGTGGATTTTTTCAAACGCAGAAGCTGAACTGCTCATCTGATTCCACTGTTTGTATACACAGAATTTCCGAGGCAGAAGTTGCAAATAATGCTAGGAGATGCTTGGAGAGTTTCAATCTTACCAAGTCCTCTCATGAAGTGGGCAGATCAAAGAATGCGTGGTGGCCAGCCCCAAAATATGGAAGGTTCGCGGAGATCGGGGATCCTGATTTTATCCTTTGGGCCCATGAGTTCGTTCCTTCTTATAAACTGCATGTTAATGCCAATGCATTCGAGAATACGAAGCTTGACGGCTGTCATGAGTTAGCAAATAATAGATGGGAAGTTCCCATATCCCACTTCCAACTG GTGGAACTAGGGAATGTTGTTGACATGTATTTTGAAGATCAATTTACGATTCCTGGAAAAACTTTCCGTTCTCACTGGAATGCAGAACCATCGAAGATTAGAAGGAACAAT GGTTATTTGAACAaccttttttctttcttggctGGTAGTTCTGTTATTTTTATTGTCGCCGTCGTTGCTCAGTTATGCTGGCCTCAGTCTCTTAAAGGCAAAAGGTTGTTTATGGGCAGTTCACCCACCTCATCATCACAGAGCTATTATTCTGATGTCCATTCTCTGGATAACAGTAAG GTACGAGGTTATTGCATATCCGTTGTTAAGAAAATAAAAGATTCATGTGGTTGCCCTGGGGATATAGTGGTTGATGAAAATATTGGTGCTTGGATTGGAGAACTGCCTGACTGCTTCAAGGCCATCAATCTTGGTGACAATGCTGCTTCTGATGATGCTCAGCATTCTGGTATTGTTATCAAAGAAAATAAGAACCCATTGGGATCAACTCCCACCGAGATGGCTTCTCATCAGGAACAAAACGATAATACCCAGGAAAGTCTGCAGAACATTGCTAGCTTTCAG GTGGTGATGTCAGAAGAAGGTAAATTGGTAGGTTTTCAGCCAACAAGCCGCCTAGCTGTGAACCATTGGGCTAAAAATCCACTAGCAGCACTGTTGTATGAGGGGCGGAAGCTTTCTCCAG CCTTTCTGGAGCCTAGGCTTAAAATTCCCCGTCCTGCTAACGTTGTCCCAATTGAGTTGTTGATGTCGGTAAATTCAGAATCTTTTTTTGCTTTGGCGAGGCCTGTTCAAGATCCATGCTAA